From Vigna radiata var. radiata cultivar VC1973A unplaced genomic scaffold, Vradiata_ver6 scaffold_227, whole genome shotgun sequence, one genomic window encodes:
- the LOC106753268 gene encoding uncharacterized protein LOC106753268, whose product MPDITFTDRDFHAPDPEQDDPMVITARIAQYHVSKVLIDQGSSVNILYWTTFQKMELVGDAITPFHEQIVGFAGERVDIRGYLDLRTRLGTGDRAKELCVRFLLVEANTSYNALLGRPCLNAFGAIVSTPHLAMKFPSESGAICTVRADQKIARQCYAAALKATTYKKEKWPEAILVDLEPRTNTNDRIQPQGEIKLFVLGKNAEQTTNIGVDLTLVEESDLTTLLRSNNERPNHTAEARPTAQKKRRLGTEKRVVVQNEVDKLVKVGFIREITYTTWLANVVMVKKANSQWRMCIDFTDLNKACPKDNYPLPSID is encoded by the coding sequence ATGCCAGATATCACCTTTACCGATAGGGATTTTCACGCCCCGGACCCGGAGCAAGATGATCCTATGGTTATTACCGCCCGAATAGCACAGTATCATGTGAGCAAAGTCCTGATAGACCAGGGAAGTTCGGTCAACATCCTATATTGGACAACTTTTCAGAAGATGGAGCTGGTGGGGGATGCGATAACACCCTTTCATGAACAAATCGTTGGATTCGCAGGTGAACGTGTAGACATCCGGGGATACCTCGACCTGAGGACCCGATTGGGCACCGGTGACAGGGCCAAAGAACTTTGTGTACGCTTTCTGTTGGTGGAAGCAAACACCTCCTATAATGCCCTTTTAGGGCGTCCCTGTCTAAACGCTTTTGGGGCGATCGTGTCGACTCCCCATTTAGCAATGAAGTTCCCGTCCGAAAGCGGGGCGATATGCACCGTTCGGGCAGATCAGAAAATCGCCCGGCAGTGTTACGCCGCTGCCTTGAAAGCCACCACTTACAAAAAGGAGAAGTGGCCTGAAGCTATTCTGGTCGACCTAGAACCCCGGACCAACACAAACGATCGAATTCAACCCCAAGGAGAGATTAAATTGTTCGTCCTGGGAAAGAATGCTGAGCAAACCACCAACATAGGGGTCGATCTCACTCTAGTCGAGGAGAGCGACCTAACCACACTACTGAGGTCCAATAACGAGCGACCTAACCACACTGCTGAGGCCCGACCAACAgctcaaaagaaaagaagacttGGCACCGAAAAAAGGGTGGTCGTACAAAATGAAGTTGACAAATTAGTGAAGGTTGGATTCATCCGGGAGATAACCTACACCACTTGGTTGGCAAACGTCGTCATGGTGAAAAAAGCGAACAGTCAATGGCGAATGTGTATCGATTTTACTGATCTCAACAAAGCTTGTCCTAAGGACAATTATCCTCTTCCCAGCATTGACTGA